A genomic segment from Leptolyngbya boryana PCC 6306 encodes:
- the scpB gene encoding SMC-Scp complex subunit ScpB, producing MTRLTTTLEAILYLKAQPMTIAQLAELAGFDRQTTEEGLMELMSDYAHRDGALEIAETDSGYSLQLRETYQNLINALIPADLGVGALRTLAVIALKGPISQTELVEIRGSGVYQHIPELVELGFVRKRKNSDGRSSLVQVTDKFHQYFQINQDIGQLIQKKPKPEESVAAETVEKVSEDSIIEESVAPETVKKVSENSVLEEPNEVEVSSVG from the coding sequence ATGACTCGTCTGACCACTACGCTTGAAGCAATTCTTTATCTCAAAGCGCAACCGATGACGATCGCGCAACTCGCTGAATTAGCAGGATTCGATCGGCAAACCACCGAAGAGGGATTGATGGAGTTGATGTCGGATTATGCTCACCGCGACGGGGCACTGGAAATCGCTGAAACAGATTCAGGGTACAGTTTGCAACTTCGCGAAACGTATCAGAATTTGATTAATGCGCTGATTCCAGCAGATTTGGGAGTTGGGGCGCTGAGGACTTTGGCGGTGATTGCCCTGAAAGGCCCGATCAGCCAGACAGAATTAGTTGAAATTCGGGGATCGGGAGTCTATCAACATATTCCTGAACTGGTGGAATTGGGATTTGTGCGGAAACGGAAAAATTCAGATGGTCGATCGTCGTTAGTACAGGTGACAGATAAGTTCCATCAGTATTTTCAGATTAATCAAGATATTGGGCAGTTGATTCAGAAGAAGCCGAAACCCGAGGAATCTGTTGCGGCAGAGACCGTAGAGAAGGTTTCAGAAGACTCTATCATCGAGGAATCTGTTGCGCCAGAGACCGTGAAGAAAGTTTCAGAGAACTCTGTGCTGGAAGAGCCTAATGAGGTGGAAGTTAGTTCTGTTGGTTGA
- a CDS encoding DUF3285 domain-containing protein, translated as MTNRVANFSKGAELVTLEIAFHHVSVLMTDLPETPTSETPISETPKEPQPSYVKLAMRNMVRKRGTSIFHFALTTIGLLGTLVVLSYLTR; from the coding sequence ATGACTAATAGAGTAGCAAACTTCAGCAAAGGCGCTGAACTTGTTACATTAGAAATTGCCTTTCATCATGTATCAGTTCTCATGACGGATCTTCCCGAAACCCCAACTTCTGAAACCCCAATTTCTGAAACCCCAAAAGAGCCGCAGCCTAGCTACGTCAAACTGGCAATGCGGAATATGGTTCGCAAACGCGGGACATCGATTTTTCACTTTGCCCTCACCACGATTGGCTTATTGGGCACGCTTGTCGTTCTTTCGTATTTGACCCGCTAA
- the ybeY gene encoding rRNA maturation RNase YbeY, with product MQVELSVQDCCPQNSSIQPETWEIWFRQWLDLLKPELDGAPLHPQENYELSLRLTDDREIQSLNQNYRHKDQPTDVLAFASLEVDCPQIDELETEPLYLGDIVISVETAERQAAPHNLETELAWLAAHGLLHLLGWDHPDDASLLRMLDQQQILLNAVGLDAKR from the coding sequence ATGCAAGTCGAATTAAGCGTTCAGGATTGCTGTCCTCAAAACTCGTCCATTCAGCCCGAAACCTGGGAAATTTGGTTTCGGCAGTGGCTTGATCTCCTAAAACCTGAACTCGATGGAGCGCCGCTTCATCCCCAGGAAAATTATGAACTGAGCTTACGATTAACCGACGATCGCGAAATTCAGTCTCTCAACCAAAACTATCGCCACAAAGATCAGCCAACTGACGTACTCGCCTTCGCATCCCTAGAGGTAGACTGTCCACAGATTGATGAATTAGAGACAGAACCGCTTTATTTAGGGGACATTGTCATTTCGGTTGAAACTGCCGAACGACAAGCCGCTCCCCACAATTTAGAAACGGAACTGGCTTGGCTTGCTGCGCATGGACTGCTTCACCTTCTTGGGTGGGATCATCCCGACGATGCAAGTTTGCTACGAATGTTAGATCAGCAGCAGATTTTACTGAATGCAGTGGGATTGGACGCAAAACGGTAG
- a CDS encoding diacylglycerol kinase — protein sequence MSQEVPTQSPKRPKVVPLVKPERDLAWQVAPTLFTSFRYAWMGVSYAFLTQRNFRIHVCLGSIAIGLGLLLHASVVELAVIGLTIGLVLAMELLNTAIESVVDLTVKQTYHELAKIAKDCAAAAVLVSAIAAVLVAGCILLPKLWLVL from the coding sequence ATGTCTCAAGAAGTCCCCACTCAGTCCCCAAAACGTCCCAAAGTCGTCCCTCTGGTCAAACCTGAACGGGATCTGGCTTGGCAAGTTGCACCTACTCTCTTCACGAGCTTTCGCTATGCCTGGATGGGGGTCAGCTATGCATTTCTGACTCAGCGAAATTTCAGAATTCATGTCTGTTTGGGATCAATCGCGATCGGATTAGGGTTGCTTCTCCATGCCAGCGTCGTTGAACTGGCTGTGATTGGTTTAACAATCGGCTTAGTTCTCGCGATGGAATTATTGAATACTGCGATAGAATCTGTGGTCGATTTAACCGTTAAACAGACCTATCACGAACTCGCAAAAATCGCCAAAGACTGTGCAGCAGCAGCGGTTTTAGTGTCAGCGATCGCAGCAGTTTTAGTCGCAGGCTGCATTTTATTGCCAAAACTTTGGTTAGTCTTGTAG
- a CDS encoding anthranilate synthase component II has translation MILVIDNYDSFTYNLVQYLGELGEEFAIASDIQVYRNDQITLDQVRALQPDAIVISPGPGRPEDAGISMELIRQLGANTPILGVCLGHQSIGQVFGGEIVSAPVLMHGKTSEVKHTDTGVFEGLDNPMTATRYHSLVIDRSSCPAVLEITAWVEDQTIMGVRHREYPHIQGVQFHPESVLTSSGKQLLRNFLRSIQGQ, from the coding sequence ATGATTCTGGTCATTGATAATTACGACAGTTTTACGTATAACCTCGTCCAATACTTGGGAGAATTGGGCGAAGAATTCGCGATCGCATCTGACATCCAGGTCTATCGCAACGATCAAATTACACTGGATCAAGTGCGCGCATTACAACCGGATGCGATCGTCATTTCACCCGGACCCGGACGACCTGAAGATGCCGGAATCTCGATGGAACTCATTCGGCAATTGGGAGCCAACACTCCGATTCTAGGTGTTTGTCTGGGACATCAAAGTATCGGGCAAGTTTTTGGCGGCGAGATTGTATCCGCGCCTGTATTAATGCATGGCAAGACTTCGGAAGTGAAGCATACAGATACCGGAGTGTTTGAAGGACTCGACAATCCGATGACCGCAACTCGGTATCATAGTCTGGTGATTGATCGATCGAGTTGTCCAGCAGTGCTAGAGATTACGGCTTGGGTCGAGGATCAAACGATTATGGGCGTTCGCCATCGCGAGTATCCGCACATTCAAGGGGTGCAGTTTCATCCAGAAAGCGTGTTGACCAGTTCTGGCAAGCAACTGTTACGGAACTTTTTGCGATCGATTCAAGGTCAATAA
- a CDS encoding MBL fold metallo-hydrolase, whose translation MKRRQFIQYAGAGLVAGAVPIAAQAQSGGLTVQYLGHMCFLFTGGGRRILVNPFRSAGCTAGYRAPKVAADLVMISSQILDEGAIDVVPGNPKLLVESGAYDINGFKAQGIAMDHDRVGGKRFGRNIAWRWSQGGLNVVHLGGAAAPITLEQKILIGSPDVVFLPVGGGAKAYDPQEAKQALQVLNAKIIVPMYYRTAAAKEQCDIGGLDAFLSVMSGTPLRKGGSSISLTKANLPKEGSVIQVMTYA comes from the coding sequence ATGAAACGCAGGCAGTTTATTCAGTACGCAGGTGCGGGCTTGGTTGCGGGCGCAGTTCCAATTGCAGCGCAAGCACAGTCGGGCGGATTAACCGTGCAGTATTTAGGTCATATGTGTTTCCTGTTTACCGGGGGTGGAAGGCGCATCTTAGTGAATCCTTTCCGAAGTGCAGGCTGTACTGCTGGCTATCGCGCACCGAAGGTTGCAGCTGATTTAGTCATGATTAGTAGCCAAATTCTCGATGAGGGTGCGATCGATGTTGTGCCTGGGAATCCAAAGCTGTTAGTGGAATCAGGTGCCTATGACATTAACGGATTCAAAGCGCAGGGAATTGCAATGGATCACGATCGCGTCGGTGGAAAACGATTCGGTCGCAATATCGCTTGGCGTTGGTCGCAGGGTGGTCTGAATGTGGTGCATTTAGGTGGGGCTGCGGCTCCGATCACGTTAGAGCAAAAGATTTTGATTGGCAGTCCAGATGTCGTGTTTCTGCCTGTTGGGGGCGGAGCGAAAGCGTATGACCCACAAGAGGCAAAACAGGCATTGCAGGTACTGAATGCCAAGATCATCGTGCCCATGTACTACCGGACGGCAGCAGCAAAAGAACAGTGTGATATTGGCGGATTGGATGCGTTTCTGAGCGTGATGAGTGGGACGCCTCTGAGAAAGGGCGGAAGCTCAATTTCCTTAACTAAGGCAAACTTGCCGAAGGAGGGATCGGTGATTCAGGTTATGACTTACGCCTAA
- a CDS encoding TIGR03643 family protein → MKLPDLDSETIDRILEMAWEDRTPFEAIALQFGLDEPQTIALMRREMKRSSFEMWRKRVTGRKTKHLKQRDFVEGRFRSQNQKGS, encoded by the coding sequence GTGAAATTACCAGACTTAGACTCCGAAACAATCGACAGAATTCTTGAAATGGCATGGGAAGATCGCACTCCCTTTGAAGCGATCGCACTGCAATTTGGTTTGGATGAGCCACAGACGATTGCACTAATGCGACGAGAAATGAAGCGATCGAGCTTTGAGATGTGGCGGAAACGAGTGACAGGACGCAAAACCAAGCATTTGAAACAGCGAGATTTTGTAGAAGGACGGTTTCGCTCTCAGAATCAGAAAGGCTCCTAG
- a CDS encoding aminopeptidase P N-terminal domain-containing protein: MLHSEFQQRRDRYLAKIGNGTAIFRSAPMAVMHNDVEYNFRQDSDFYYLTGFNEADAVAVFAPWHEEHKFILFVQPKDRDKETWTGYRIGVEAAKELYGADEAYPITELNEKLGQYVTKAEKLYYHFGRDRTFNDLVLRLWQRCVALYERNGVGPTSIEDPSFTLHPMRQVKSEYELSEMRRAVEIAAEAHNLALKIRKPGMYEYEIQAEMEHLFRLRGGQGIAYPSIVASGKNSCILHYTENDRQMQDGELLLIDAGCSYNYYNSDITRTYPVGNQFTEEQRILYELVLKAQLAAIEQVKPGKPWNEFHDASVRVITEGLLELGLLQGDIEEIIKEEKYKAFFMHGTGHWLGLDVHDAGARKVGETWLNFQPGQVVTVEPGIYIREDFQPLEGQPEISDRWRGIGIRIEDDVLVTETSNEILTAAVPKSLEAMER; this comes from the coding sequence ATGCTCCATTCCGAATTTCAGCAAAGACGCGATCGCTACTTGGCAAAAATTGGTAACGGCACAGCAATTTTTCGCAGTGCGCCGATGGCAGTGATGCACAACGATGTGGAATACAATTTCCGCCAAGATAGCGACTTTTACTATCTGACGGGATTCAACGAAGCTGATGCAGTCGCAGTCTTTGCACCCTGGCATGAAGAACACAAATTTATTCTATTTGTGCAGCCAAAGGATCGAGATAAGGAAACCTGGACAGGTTATCGCATCGGAGTCGAGGCAGCGAAAGAACTCTATGGAGCGGATGAAGCTTATCCGATTACTGAACTCAATGAGAAATTAGGGCAGTATGTCACGAAAGCTGAAAAACTTTACTATCACTTTGGACGAGATCGCACGTTTAACGATCTCGTTCTCAGACTTTGGCAGCGCTGTGTCGCTTTATATGAACGCAATGGAGTAGGGCCTACGTCGATCGAAGATCCAAGTTTTACCCTGCACCCTATGCGACAAGTGAAAAGCGAATACGAGCTTTCCGAGATGCGGCGGGCGGTTGAAATTGCGGCGGAAGCGCATAATCTGGCTCTGAAAATTCGCAAGCCTGGAATGTATGAGTATGAGATTCAAGCCGAAATGGAGCATTTATTTCGGCTCAGAGGTGGGCAAGGCATTGCTTATCCTTCGATCGTCGCATCCGGCAAAAATTCTTGCATTCTGCACTACACCGAAAACGATCGCCAAATGCAAGACGGCGAGCTTTTACTCATTGACGCAGGCTGTTCTTACAACTATTACAACTCAGACATTACCCGCACCTATCCGGTCGGCAATCAGTTTACTGAGGAGCAGCGGATTTTGTATGAATTGGTGTTGAAGGCGCAACTTGCTGCGATCGAACAAGTCAAACCTGGCAAGCCGTGGAATGAATTTCATGATGCATCGGTTCGAGTCATCACGGAAGGATTGCTGGAATTAGGCTTACTACAAGGTGATATCGAAGAAATCATCAAAGAGGAAAAATACAAAGCCTTTTTCATGCATGGAACAGGACACTGGCTCGGCTTAGATGTACATGACGCAGGCGCGCGAAAAGTCGGAGAAACCTGGTTGAATTTTCAACCGGGACAAGTCGTGACAGTTGAGCCGGGAATTTATATTCGCGAGGACTTCCAACCGCTCGAAGGACAGCCGGAAATTAGCGATCGCTGGCGAGGAATTGGCATTCGGATTGAAGATGATGTCTTAGTGACAGAAACGTCCAATGAAATCCTGACCGCAGCAGTTCCGAAATCACTTGAAGCAATGGAGCGATAA